A stretch of the Glutamicibacter sp. JL.03c genome encodes the following:
- the map gene encoding type I methionyl aminopeptidase yields the protein MAFGQPKIEYKSNSEILKMRQAGLVLAEALDEAVAMARPGVTTEAINKVFGKVLERNNATSNFLGYHGFPANICASVNHEVVHGFPSDYELKDGDVLKIDGGAIVDGWHSDSARTVLIGKNIDPADQRLSDITEQAMWAGIAAAADARFIGQIGQAIDDYVTSQPGDELGILEDYCGHGIGSAMHMAPDVLNYNSGHRGPRIKPGMALAIEPMLVRGGIETSVLEDDWTVVTNDKSNASQWEHTVAFHMGGIWVLSAHDGGEAGLAPFGVVPSPIKP from the coding sequence TTGGCTTTTGGACAGCCGAAAATCGAGTACAAATCCAACTCTGAAATCCTGAAGATGCGCCAAGCCGGTCTCGTGCTGGCTGAGGCATTGGATGAAGCCGTTGCGATGGCTCGCCCCGGGGTGACCACCGAAGCGATCAACAAGGTGTTCGGCAAGGTGCTCGAACGCAACAACGCGACCAGCAACTTCCTGGGCTACCACGGTTTCCCAGCCAACATCTGCGCCTCGGTCAACCACGAAGTGGTGCACGGCTTCCCCTCTGACTACGAGCTCAAGGACGGCGATGTGCTGAAGATCGATGGCGGCGCCATCGTTGACGGCTGGCACTCTGACTCTGCGCGCACCGTGCTGATCGGCAAGAACATCGACCCGGCCGACCAGCGCCTGAGCGACATTACCGAACAGGCGATGTGGGCAGGTATCGCCGCGGCGGCCGACGCCCGCTTCATCGGGCAGATCGGCCAGGCCATCGACGACTACGTCACCAGCCAGCCAGGCGACGAACTGGGCATCCTGGAAGACTACTGCGGCCACGGCATCGGCTCGGCCATGCACATGGCGCCGGATGTATTGAACTACAACTCCGGACACCGCGGCCCGCGCATCAAGCCCGGCATGGCCCTGGCCATCGAGCCGATGCTGGTGCGCGGCGGCATCGAGACCTCGGTGCTGGAAGACGACTGGACCGTGGTCACCAACGACAAGTCCAACGCATCGCAATGGGAGCACACCGTGGCCTTCCACATGGGCGGCATCTGGGTGCTCTCGGCCCATGATGGGGGAGAAGCAGGGCTGGCTCCCTTCGGCGTGGTCCCTTCACCGATCAAGCCATAG
- a CDS encoding adenylate kinase has product MSRLLIIGPPGAGKGTQAVKISERLEIVAISTGDIFRANVKGGTPLGIEASKYIDNGDFVPDSVTNNMVEDRLNQDDVAQGFLLDGYPRTSAQVDALDAMLASKGIALDAVLQLTADDDELVARLLKRAEIEGRADDTEEVIRHRLSLYNEETRVVVERYEERGIVRKVDGLGAIDEVTERVLAALNVNA; this is encoded by the coding sequence ATGAGTCGACTGCTAATTATTGGACCTCCAGGTGCCGGCAAGGGCACTCAGGCCGTAAAGATCTCCGAGCGTTTGGAAATCGTCGCCATCTCCACCGGCGACATCTTCCGTGCCAACGTCAAGGGCGGCACCCCGCTGGGAATCGAAGCAAGCAAGTACATTGACAACGGTGACTTTGTACCTGATTCGGTAACCAACAACATGGTCGAGGATCGCCTGAACCAGGACGACGTCGCCCAGGGCTTCCTGCTCGACGGCTACCCACGCACCAGCGCACAGGTTGACGCGCTGGACGCCATGCTGGCCAGCAAGGGCATCGCACTGGACGCTGTGCTGCAGCTGACCGCCGATGACGATGAACTGGTGGCCCGCCTGCTCAAGCGCGCTGAGATCGAAGGCCGGGCAGATGACACCGAAGAGGTCATCCGCCACCGACTGAGCCTGTACAACGAAGAGACCCGCGTCGTTGTCGAGCGCTATGAGGAACGCGGCATCGTGCGCAAGGTCGATGGCCTGGGCGCGATCGACGAAGTGACCGAGCGTGTGCTGGCGGCGTTGAACGTCAACGCCTAG
- the secY gene encoding preprotein translocase subunit SecY — translation MFSAIARVFRTPDLRNKLLFTLGIIAIYRVGVFIPAPGIDYSNVQQCLAMGETTGGLYSFVNLFSGGALLQVSIFAMGIMPYITASIITQLLRVVIPHFETLHKEGQAGQAKLTQYTRYLTIALALLQGTTLVTLARTGSLFPSCSLPLVPDDSLIVILLMVITLTAGTGLIMWMGELITERGIGNGMSILIFISIASGFPSAMGTIMQSQGIMTFIGVLLVGLVIVALVVFVEQSQRRIPVQYAKRTVGRRTVGGTSTYIPLKLNMANVIPVIFASSILALPQMLVQFNQNDDGTLPQWAMWLQEHSSTSSPWYMLVYTLMIIGFAYFYVAITFNPVEVADNMKKYGGFIPGIRAGRPTAEYLQYVISRITFPGALYLAFVALIPLIAFVLFNADQSFPFGGTSILIMVGVGLETVKQINAQMQQRNYEGLLR, via the coding sequence TTGTTCAGCGCCATAGCCCGAGTTTTTCGGACGCCTGATCTGCGCAACAAGTTGCTGTTCACGCTTGGGATCATTGCGATCTATCGTGTCGGTGTATTCATTCCCGCTCCGGGCATTGATTACAGCAACGTTCAGCAGTGTCTGGCAATGGGTGAAACCACCGGTGGACTTTATTCGTTCGTGAACCTTTTCAGTGGCGGCGCCCTGTTGCAGGTCTCCATTTTTGCCATGGGCATCATGCCGTACATTACGGCGTCCATCATCACCCAGTTGCTTCGCGTGGTGATTCCGCATTTCGAGACCCTGCACAAGGAAGGCCAAGCCGGCCAAGCCAAGCTGACGCAGTACACGCGTTACCTCACCATCGCCCTGGCCTTGCTGCAAGGAACCACCCTGGTGACCCTGGCCCGCACCGGCAGCCTCTTCCCGAGCTGCTCGCTGCCGCTGGTTCCAGATGATTCCTTGATCGTGATCCTGCTGATGGTCATCACCCTTACCGCAGGCACCGGCCTGATCATGTGGATGGGCGAGTTGATCACCGAACGCGGTATCGGCAATGGCATGTCCATCCTGATCTTCATCTCCATTGCCTCGGGCTTCCCATCCGCAATGGGCACGATCATGCAGTCCCAGGGCATCATGACCTTCATTGGCGTTCTGCTGGTGGGCCTGGTCATCGTGGCACTGGTGGTCTTCGTGGAGCAGTCCCAGCGCCGCATCCCGGTCCAGTACGCCAAGCGCACCGTGGGCCGACGCACCGTTGGCGGCACCTCCACCTACATCCCGCTGAAGCTGAACATGGCCAACGTGATCCCCGTGATCTTCGCCAGCTCCATCTTGGCGCTGCCGCAGATGCTGGTGCAGTTCAACCAGAACGACGACGGCACCCTGCCGCAGTGGGCCATGTGGCTGCAGGAGCACTCCTCGACCTCCTCGCCGTGGTACATGCTGGTGTACACGCTGATGATCATTGGCTTCGCGTACTTCTACGTCGCCATCACCTTCAACCCGGTTGAGGTGGCTGACAACATGAAGAAGTACGGCGGATTCATTCCAGGCATTCGCGCTGGACGTCCGACCGCCGAATACCTTCAGTACGTGATTTCACGTATTACCTTCCCGGGCGCGCTCTACCTCGCGTTCGTTGCGTTGATCCCACTGATTGCCTTCGTGCTGTTCAACGCTGATCAGAGCTTCCCATTTGGCGGAACATCGATCCTCATTATGGTTGGTGTGGGATTGGAAACCGTCAAGCAAATCAATGCTCAAATGCAGCAACGAAACTATGAAGGGCTACTGCGATGA
- the rplO gene encoding 50S ribosomal protein L15 has product MAEEKALKIHHLRPAEGAKTAKTRVGRGEGSKGKTAGRGTKGTKARYQVKAGFAGGQLPLHMRLPKLRGFKNPFRVEFQVVNLDKISELFPEGGEVTVEALVAKGAVRKNQPVKVLGTGDITVKVDVKVDAFSTSAAEKIAAAGGSANTL; this is encoded by the coding sequence ATGGCTGAAGAAAAAGCACTGAAGATTCACCACCTGCGCCCAGCTGAGGGTGCAAAGACTGCCAAGACCCGCGTTGGTCGTGGTGAAGGTTCTAAGGGTAAGACCGCAGGTCGCGGTACCAAGGGTACCAAGGCTCGTTACCAGGTGAAGGCAGGCTTCGCAGGTGGTCAGCTTCCGCTGCACATGCGTCTGCCAAAGCTGCGCGGCTTCAAGAACCCATTCCGCGTCGAGTTCCAGGTTGTAAACCTGGACAAGATCTCGGAATTGTTCCCAGAAGGTGGCGAAGTCACCGTAGAGGCACTGGTTGCCAAGGGCGCTGTTCGCAAGAACCAGCCTGTCAAGGTACTGGGCACCGGCGACATCACGGTAAAGGTTGACGTGAAGGTTGACGCCTTCTCGACTTCCGCAGCCGAGAAGATCGCTGCTGCTGGCGGCTCGGCAAACACCCTCTAA
- the rpmD gene encoding 50S ribosomal protein L30, with amino-acid sequence MAKNIVPSDAKLEITQIKSIIGGNQSQRDVVRSLGLKRIGQTVVRSADPVTVGMVNKVPHLLKVEEAK; translated from the coding sequence ATGGCTAAGAACATTGTTCCAAGCGACGCCAAGCTGGAAATCACCCAGATCAAGTCCATCATCGGTGGTAACCAGTCCCAGCGCGACGTTGTTCGCTCGTTGGGCCTGAAGCGCATCGGACAGACCGTTGTCCGCTCCGCTGACCCTGTGACTGTTGGTATGGTCAACAAGGTCCCACACCTGTTGAAGGTTGAGGAGGCGAAGTAG
- the rpsE gene encoding 30S ribosomal protein S5 gives MSEATEAVETASAPATENAGSRRGEGRGRGEGRGRGEGRGRGRDQKDNRNEDKDKFLERVVAINRVSKVVKGGRRFSFTALVVVGDGNGLVGVGYGKAKEVPAAIAKGVEEAKKSFFRVPRVGTTIPHLVKGEAAAGVVMLRPAAPGTGVIAGGPVRAVLECAGIHDILSKSMGSSNQINIVQGTIAALKALEEPAAVAARRGLPLDEVAPAAMLRHIQSQKAGA, from the coding sequence GTGTCTGAAGCTACTGAAGCAGTCGAGACTGCATCGGCTCCCGCTACCGAGAACGCTGGATCCCGTCGCGGCGAAGGCCGCGGTCGTGGTGAAGGTCGTGGACGTGGCGAAGGCCGCGGCCGTGGCCGCGACCAGAAGGATAACCGCAACGAAGACAAGGACAAGTTCCTTGAGCGCGTTGTAGCTATCAACCGCGTATCCAAGGTCGTCAAGGGTGGTCGTCGCTTCAGCTTCACCGCACTTGTCGTTGTTGGTGACGGCAACGGTCTGGTAGGCGTTGGCTACGGTAAGGCCAAGGAAGTTCCTGCAGCTATCGCCAAGGGCGTTGAAGAGGCTAAGAAGTCCTTCTTCCGCGTTCCACGCGTTGGCACCACCATTCCACACCTGGTCAAGGGTGAGGCCGCCGCTGGCGTCGTCATGCTTCGTCCAGCTGCTCCTGGTACCGGTGTTATCGCCGGTGGTCCAGTGCGCGCCGTATTGGAATGCGCAGGCATCCACGACATCCTGTCGAAGTCGATGGGTTCTAGCAACCAGATCAACATCGTTCAGGGCACCATTGCTGCACTGAAGGCTCTTGAAGAGCCAGCAGCTGTTGCAGCTCGCCGCGGTCTTCCGCTGGACGAGGTTGCGCCAGCAGCAATGCTGCGTCACATCCAGAGCCAGAAGGCAGGTGCTTAA
- the rplR gene encoding 50S ribosomal protein L18, translated as MAIGIKGKSKSAQRGRRHQRLRKHIVGTTVRPRLVVNRSARHIFVQIVDDSQGITLASASTMEAELRASEADKTAKAKQIGQLVAERAKAAGIEAVVFDRGGNKYHGRVAAVADGAREGGLAL; from the coding sequence ATGGCTATCGGAATCAAGGGCAAGAGCAAGTCCGCTCAGCGCGGTCGTCGTCACCAGCGTTTGCGCAAGCACATCGTTGGTACCACCGTTCGTCCACGCCTGGTTGTCAACCGCTCGGCTCGTCACATCTTCGTACAGATCGTAGACGACTCGCAGGGTATCACCCTGGCCAGCGCTTCGACCATGGAAGCCGAGCTTCGTGCAAGCGAAGCAGACAAGACCGCCAAGGCTAAGCAGATTGGCCAGCTCGTTGCAGAGCGCGCCAAGGCTGCTGGCATCGAAGCAGTAGTCTTCGACCGCGGTGGCAACAAGTACCACGGTCGCGTGGCTGCTGTTGCTGATGGCGCACGTGAAGGTGGGCTGGCACTGTGA
- the rplF gene encoding 50S ribosomal protein L6, with protein MSRIGRLPITVPANVEMNIDGQLVAVKGPKGELSITVSAPITVSKDENTVTVVRPNDSREARSLHGLTRTLINNMIIGVTEGYEKKLEIHGTGYRVQAKGADLELALGYSHPVKVAAVDGITYSVEGNNKITVAGIDKQHVGEVAANIRKLRKTEPYKGKGIRYAGEIIRRKVGKAGK; from the coding sequence ATGTCACGTATTGGACGTCTTCCGATCACCGTTCCTGCCAACGTTGAGATGAACATCGACGGCCAGCTGGTCGCCGTTAAGGGACCAAAGGGTGAACTTTCGATCACCGTTTCGGCTCCGATCACCGTTTCCAAGGACGAGAACACTGTTACCGTTGTTCGCCCGAACGATTCCCGCGAGGCTCGTTCGCTGCACGGTTTGACCCGCACCCTGATCAACAACATGATCATCGGTGTGACCGAGGGCTACGAGAAGAAGCTCGAAATCCACGGTACCGGTTACCGCGTACAGGCCAAGGGCGCTGACCTGGAGCTTGCTCTGGGTTACTCGCACCCAGTGAAGGTTGCTGCCGTTGACGGCATCACCTACTCGGTCGAGGGCAACAACAAGATCACCGTTGCTGGTATTGATAAGCAGCACGTCGGTGAAGTTGCCGCCAACATCCGCAAGCTGCGTAAGACCGAGCCTTACAAGGGCAAGGGTATCCGTTACGCTGGCGAGATCATCCGCCGCAAGGTCGGAAAGGCTGGTAAGTAA
- the rpsH gene encoding 30S ribosomal protein S8, translated as MSMTDPVADMLTRLRNANSAYHDTVSMPSSKLKVRIANILKEQGYIASFEEVAAEVGKTLTITLKYGPSRERSIAGVRRISKPGLRVYAKSTNLPHVLGGLGIAILSTSSGLLTDRQAAKKGVGGEVLAYVW; from the coding sequence ATGTCTATGACAGATCCAGTCGCAGATATGCTGACTCGTCTGCGTAACGCTAACTCGGCATACCACGACACTGTGTCGATGCCGTCGAGCAAGCTCAAGGTACGCATTGCCAACATCCTGAAGGAACAGGGCTACATCGCCTCGTTCGAGGAAGTTGCAGCAGAAGTCGGCAAGACTCTGACTATCACTTTGAAGTACGGCCCATCGCGCGAGCGTTCGATCGCTGGCGTGCGTCGTATCTCCAAGCCAGGTCTTCGCGTTTACGCAAAGTCCACCAACCTGCCTCACGTGCTCGGTGGTCTTGGCATCGCGATCCTGTCCACCTCCTCCGGTCTGCTTACTGACCGTCAGGCTGCAAAGAAGGGCGTGGGTGGGGAAGTCCTCGCCTACGTCTGGTAA